Proteins found in one Bremerella volcania genomic segment:
- a CDS encoding dihydrodipicolinate synthase family protein — protein sequence MNSLTEPFHGIIPPLVTPLTGRDQLDHDGLERLIEHTIDGGVHGLFILGSTGEAPSLSYRLRRELIDCVCRQVCNRIPVLVGITDTAFVESVALAQHSAEAGADAVVLTTPYYFPAGQTELISYVRNITPELPLPLMLYNMPQLTKVWFEIESLKQVADLDGIVGLKDSSGDMTYFEEAAKLKKIRPDWSVMIGPEAKLPEAMQLGGNGAVAGGANVLPRMFVECYEAKLANDNMKLAELHDHIIDFQRIYEIGKYASKYIKATKCCLSLMGICNDFMAEPFHSFRTPQRLQVAEILNQLDVPVTQS from the coding sequence GTGAATTCGCTCACCGAACCGTTTCACGGCATTATCCCACCTCTCGTGACGCCTTTAACGGGACGAGATCAACTAGACCATGACGGCCTTGAGCGTTTGATCGAGCATACAATTGACGGTGGCGTGCATGGATTGTTCATCCTCGGCAGCACAGGCGAGGCCCCGAGCCTCAGTTACCGGCTGCGAAGGGAGCTGATTGATTGTGTCTGCCGACAGGTCTGCAATCGTATTCCCGTACTGGTGGGCATTACGGATACGGCATTCGTGGAATCAGTCGCTCTGGCGCAACACTCAGCCGAAGCAGGAGCAGACGCCGTTGTCCTGACTACGCCTTATTACTTTCCAGCGGGCCAGACCGAACTGATTAGCTACGTACGCAACATCACCCCAGAACTTCCCTTGCCGCTGATGCTCTACAACATGCCACAACTCACCAAAGTGTGGTTCGAAATCGAGTCGCTCAAACAAGTTGCCGACCTCGATGGCATCGTCGGTCTCAAGGACAGTAGCGGCGATATGACGTACTTCGAAGAGGCTGCAAAGCTTAAGAAGATTCGTCCTGATTGGTCTGTTATGATTGGGCCCGAAGCGAAACTGCCCGAGGCGATGCAGTTGGGTGGCAACGGCGCCGTCGCAGGCGGAGCGAACGTGTTACCCAGGATGTTTGTGGAATGCTATGAAGCAAAGCTTGCCAATGACAACATGAAGCTGGCAGAATTACACGATCACATCATCGATTTTCAGCGTATATATGAGATCGGAAAATACGCCTCGAAATACATCAAGGCCACGAAATGCTGCCTTTCGTTGATGGGGATTTGCAACGATTTCATGGCCGAACCATTTCATAGTTTTCGCACGCCCCAGCGATTGCAAGTTGCTGAAATTTTGAATCAGCTCGATGTCCCTGTCACCCAAAGCTAA
- a CDS encoding sodium:solute symporter — protein sequence MHQFAFADIVVLVIYLIGVVGLGAWFFQKSRNPEGYMAASRSMPGWVVGLSIFGTYVSSISFLALPGKAFSNDWNALAFSFSLPIAAWVATIWFVPYYRKGDAVSAYQHLEQRFGVWARTYAATCYLLTQVARMGSVMYLLALPLHQLLGWNVPALILVTGGLTTLYTLLGGIEGVIWTDALQSIVLATGAVACAIILPLSMPNGASQMLEIASHHDKFSLGSMGISLSQPTFWIVLIYGMFINLQNFGIDQSYVQRYIAAKSDSDARKSVWIGALVYVPISIIFLWIGTALFTYYYTQPELLPDSLQAQIADGKGDGVFPYFIVDGLPTGVSGLLVAAIFAAAMSTLSTSLNGAATLTLTDYYRRFIRPEASQRESMIVLYVSTMSWGIIGTTTAIAMMEVQSILDAWWQLAGIFSGGMLGLFLLGMLSRKAGNGAAVFGVMLGVAVILWMTLSRTEIWPEGWATVASPFNNYLVIVFGTLTILLTGWLLAHFFARPLSEVQPNETETTSNEPS from the coding sequence GTGCATCAATTCGCCTTCGCCGACATCGTCGTGCTCGTTATCTACCTGATCGGGGTAGTGGGGCTCGGCGCCTGGTTCTTTCAAAAGAGCCGCAACCCCGAAGGCTACATGGCCGCCAGTCGCTCGATGCCAGGCTGGGTAGTCGGGCTATCAATCTTTGGGACGTACGTGAGTAGCATCAGCTTTCTCGCGCTGCCAGGCAAGGCATTCTCCAACGATTGGAACGCACTAGCATTTAGTTTTTCCCTTCCAATTGCGGCATGGGTCGCAACGATCTGGTTCGTCCCGTACTACCGCAAGGGGGATGCGGTTTCCGCTTATCAACACCTTGAGCAACGATTTGGGGTGTGGGCCCGTACCTACGCGGCAACCTGTTATCTTCTAACCCAGGTCGCACGCATGGGGTCAGTGATGTACCTCTTAGCGCTGCCGTTACACCAACTTTTGGGCTGGAACGTTCCAGCACTCATCCTTGTGACAGGCGGGCTGACGACGCTCTACACGCTTCTCGGTGGAATTGAAGGGGTCATCTGGACCGATGCCCTGCAAAGCATCGTCTTGGCAACGGGTGCGGTCGCGTGCGCCATTATTCTTCCCTTGAGTATGCCAAACGGTGCATCGCAGATGCTGGAGATCGCGTCCCATCACGACAAGTTTAGCCTCGGCTCCATGGGTATCAGCCTCTCTCAGCCGACGTTCTGGATCGTGCTGATCTACGGCATGTTCATCAACCTGCAAAATTTCGGCATCGATCAAAGCTACGTCCAGCGTTACATCGCCGCAAAGTCCGACAGCGATGCCCGGAAGTCGGTCTGGATCGGAGCACTCGTTTATGTACCGATCTCCATCATCTTTCTATGGATCGGCACGGCGCTTTTCACTTACTATTACACCCAGCCAGAACTCCTGCCCGACTCCCTTCAGGCACAAATCGCCGACGGCAAGGGAGACGGTGTCTTTCCATACTTCATTGTCGACGGGCTTCCCACCGGTGTTTCTGGCCTTCTTGTGGCGGCCATATTTGCCGCGGCCATGAGTACGCTTTCGACCAGTCTGAATGGGGCAGCTACCCTGACGCTCACAGATTACTACCGCCGCTTCATTCGCCCGGAAGCCAGCCAGCGCGAATCGATGATCGTGTTGTACGTTAGCACCATGTCATGGGGCATAATCGGCACGACAACCGCGATTGCCATGATGGAGGTTCAGAGCATTCTCGATGCATGGTGGCAACTCGCAGGCATATTCAGTGGAGGTATGCTGGGATTATTTCTCCTGGGAATGCTTTCACGAAAAGCCGGGAATGGGGCAGCCGTCTTCGGCGTGATGCTCGGCGTTGCGGTCATTCTTTGGATGACCCTTTCCCGCACCGAGATCTGGCCTGAAGGCTGGGCCACGGTGGCCAGTCCGTTCAACAACTATTTAGTCATTGTTTTTGGAACGCTTACGATATTGTTAACTGGCTGGCTCCTAGCACACTTTTTCGCTCGACCACTATCCGAAGTCCAGCCAAACGAGACCGAAACCACATCCAACGAACCGTCCTGA
- a CDS encoding GntR family transcriptional regulator → MEKIPRRKQAYQYIQQRILSGDLPAGTQISELALAKEIGMSRMPIREAIRQLEVEGLVRQVPRFGTIVHSLDRSEMAELYEVREALESHAAELIAGHLTGEDKQILSLLCHKIVLVAQELRESGEKMLSPEMMQRFLAADMGFHMVILRASGNRRMMKIVSDLRVLSRIFTAQRETHDLKIVTSVYRFHRRILRAMKRGNGELARYWMREHIRESRRLALESFDRRQAMGDARSALPLALPQDLLEEINQIESGEA, encoded by the coding sequence ATGGAAAAGATTCCGAGACGCAAGCAAGCTTACCAATACATCCAGCAACGCATCTTGTCGGGCGACTTGCCTGCTGGAACGCAGATTTCGGAGCTCGCGCTCGCCAAAGAAATCGGGATGAGCCGAATGCCCATCCGCGAAGCGATTCGGCAATTGGAAGTGGAAGGGTTAGTCCGCCAGGTTCCGCGGTTCGGCACGATCGTTCATTCGCTGGATCGCTCAGAAATGGCAGAGCTTTACGAAGTCCGCGAGGCATTGGAAAGCCACGCTGCGGAATTGATTGCGGGGCATCTTACCGGCGAAGACAAGCAAATCCTATCACTACTTTGTCACAAGATTGTGCTCGTTGCCCAGGAACTGCGGGAAAGCGGCGAGAAGATGCTCAGCCCGGAAATGATGCAAAGGTTTCTCGCGGCGGACATGGGTTTTCACATGGTGATTTTGCGTGCCAGTGGTAATCGCCGGATGATGAAGATCGTGTCGGATCTCCGTGTGCTTTCACGAATCTTTACCGCGCAGCGGGAAACACATGATCTGAAAATCGTCACCAGTGTCTATCGGTTTCATCGTCGCATCCTGCGTGCGATGAAGCGCGGAAATGGGGAGTTGGCTCGCTACTGGATGCGGGAACATATTCGAGAGAGCCGACGTCTGGCACTTGAGTCGTTCGATCGTCGCCAGGCGATGGGTGATGCTCGAAGTGCTCTACCTCTGGCACTCCCTCAGGATTTACTAGAAGAAATCAATCAGATTGAGTCAGGCGAAGCTTAA
- a CDS encoding sulfatase — protein MKLLQLFILLFALVTPICSAELADAETIQPNIVFILADDLAWSDLGCYGHPWHRTPNIDRLAEGGIRFTSAYASAPICSASRASLLTGKTTASLGFEFVTKGTPGRQNIDAPTALVAPPLTLNLPLTELTVAERLSDLGYETAFFGKWHLNQHFGRYLGWSPTHGPRQQGFQVAEEDFGAHPYSWGRNPPDAVNEEGKFVEDSMVERVCAYIRQPHDRPYFVMASSFYVHTPVRTPLEWLTNHYEKTIPADAKSRANRLIYAAFLETFDHHVGQILQAIEASGKSKDTLVIFFSDNGGHPEYTGNAPLRGSKWNLYEGGIRVPLIVRWPGHAMPGTENAVPTVGYDLPSTFVQAAGGSIDAVEGQAISFRGDITPKVEQRDLIWHFPYYHPETGYRKAKPTIGVDDFAVSKTKPQSAIRRGDYKLIWFAEDDRVELYHLARDPSEQMDLSQISPGKSAELKEALHRYLKAHHARMATPH, from the coding sequence ATGAAGTTACTTCAACTGTTCATATTATTATTTGCATTAGTGACGCCCATCTGCTCTGCCGAGCTTGCAGATGCGGAGACCATTCAGCCGAACATCGTCTTCATCCTTGCCGACGATCTCGCCTGGTCGGACCTAGGCTGCTATGGCCATCCATGGCATCGAACGCCTAACATCGATCGCTTGGCCGAGGGGGGAATTCGATTCACTAGTGCCTACGCCTCAGCACCCATCTGTTCGGCTTCAAGAGCGAGCCTCCTGACTGGAAAGACAACGGCCAGCCTTGGTTTCGAGTTCGTAACCAAGGGTACCCCAGGCAGACAGAATATCGACGCCCCGACAGCGCTGGTTGCGCCGCCACTCACACTGAACCTTCCGCTTACCGAATTAACCGTCGCCGAGAGACTCTCTGATCTGGGATACGAAACGGCGTTCTTTGGAAAGTGGCATTTGAATCAACACTTTGGGCGATACCTAGGTTGGAGTCCAACCCATGGGCCGAGGCAGCAGGGATTTCAAGTCGCCGAGGAGGACTTTGGTGCGCACCCGTATTCATGGGGTCGCAATCCACCGGACGCAGTAAACGAAGAGGGAAAGTTCGTCGAAGACTCGATGGTGGAGAGGGTTTGTGCTTACATTCGTCAGCCCCATGATCGACCCTACTTTGTCATGGCCTCCTCGTTCTACGTCCATACGCCCGTTAGGACACCGTTGGAGTGGTTGACCAATCACTACGAAAAGACCATTCCCGCAGATGCCAAGAGTCGAGCCAATCGCCTCATCTATGCCGCATTCTTGGAAACTTTCGACCATCATGTGGGACAAATACTGCAGGCTATCGAGGCAAGTGGCAAGTCAAAGGACACGCTTGTTATCTTCTTTTCCGATAACGGAGGACACCCAGAGTACACAGGCAACGCACCACTTCGTGGATCGAAATGGAACCTGTATGAAGGAGGTATTCGCGTACCGCTTATCGTGCGTTGGCCTGGCCATGCCATGCCTGGTACGGAAAACGCCGTGCCGACCGTTGGCTACGATCTACCTTCGACGTTCGTTCAGGCTGCTGGTGGAAGCATCGATGCAGTGGAAGGTCAAGCGATCTCCTTTCGCGGCGATATCACGCCGAAAGTTGAACAGCGAGATCTCATTTGGCACTTTCCCTACTACCACCCAGAGACCGGCTATCGAAAGGCTAAACCGACGATTGGCGTTGATGATTTCGCCGTCAGCAAAACAAAACCACAATCAGCGATTCGTCGAGGCGATTACAAGTTGATCTGGTTCGCCGAAGATGATCGTGTTGAGCTTTATCATCTCGCTAGAGATCCGTCCGAACAGATGGACCTTAGCCAAATCTCACCAGGGAAGTCGGCGGAACTGAAAGAGGCACTGCATCGATATCTAAAGGCTCACCACGCCAGAATGGCGACTCCGCATTAA
- a CDS encoding DUF1559 domain-containing protein, producing the protein MTDFSPEINHRPKGFTLVELLVVIAIIGVLIALLLPAVQAAREAARRMQCSNHLKQLGLALHNYHDTFGSFPPGGYKGGNQLGWHARILSFIEQSAIEDQIVWTASGYPVNKPLTLDIVPDTFHCPSNVSEKQRGVWGSGQVNGQNTYTQHYNGVAGPIGTNPQTGQSYPVLIGNAYHSACTGGSERRGMATGGTLYVDSKVRFGDITDGTSNTLVIGERFEGETSWIAGTSNSIGWPCDAAAFKNLEYSVNFCGPDESCGSYGNSRPFSSNHPGGAQFALGDGSVSFLPETTDFDVLLSMASRSGNEPVSKP; encoded by the coding sequence ATGACCGATTTCTCCCCTGAAATTAACCATAGGCCCAAGGGTTTTACTTTGGTCGAGTTGTTGGTAGTGATTGCGATCATTGGTGTTTTGATTGCCTTATTACTGCCGGCAGTTCAGGCAGCACGCGAAGCGGCTCGGCGGATGCAGTGCAGCAATCACTTGAAGCAGTTAGGCTTGGCACTACACAACTATCACGACACCTTCGGTTCCTTTCCGCCTGGTGGATATAAGGGGGGGAATCAACTGGGTTGGCATGCCCGAATCTTGTCGTTTATCGAACAATCAGCGATTGAGGATCAGATCGTGTGGACCGCGTCTGGCTATCCGGTAAACAAGCCGCTGACGCTGGACATTGTTCCTGATACGTTCCATTGCCCAAGCAATGTGAGCGAAAAGCAGCGTGGCGTCTGGGGTAGCGGCCAGGTGAATGGGCAGAATACTTACACGCAACATTACAACGGCGTTGCCGGGCCAATTGGTACCAATCCGCAAACCGGTCAAAGCTACCCGGTCCTGATCGGAAACGCGTACCATTCTGCCTGTACAGGTGGAAGCGAGCGTCGCGGAATGGCAACCGGTGGCACGTTGTATGTCGATTCGAAGGTTCGCTTCGGCGACATCACCGACGGCACTTCAAACACGCTTGTCATCGGAGAACGTTTTGAAGGCGAGACGAGCTGGATCGCGGGTACAAGCAACAGTATTGGATGGCCTTGCGACGCGGCGGCATTTAAGAATCTTGAGTACAGCGTGAATTTCTGCGGCCCCGATGAGTCATGTGGTTCGTATGGCAACTCACGACCCTTCTCCAGCAATCATCCTGGGGGCGCCCAGTTTGCCTTAGGGGATGGTTCTGTTTCGTTTTTGCCGGAAACGACCGATTTCGATGTTTTGCTCTCCATGGCAAGTCGAAGTGGCAACGAGCCTGTTTCTAAGCCATAG
- a CDS encoding sulfatase-like hydrolase/transferase, translating into MPMDWDGDGDTDLVVSCPDVPFNGMYLFENPGDDAKFPTFKPPVKIGPGMHSVHVSYVDGKPRVLSPGTEWVNFLGGEFQESKPIYPTKNVHPNRVRANQWRYVDYDNDGAIDLLVGVGDWKEYGWDDAFDAEGNWTRGPLHGYVYLVRNTGTTDKPTYAEPAKLEAGGQLVDVFGMPSPNLADFDGDGDFDLLCGEFLDGFTYFQNVGTRERPKFAAGKRLSYAGQPLAMDLQMITPTAFDWDRDGDWDLIVGDEDGRVALVENTGEVVDGLPQFLPPKYFQQEADALKFGALATPVSVDWDSDGDEDIITGNSAGYIAFFENLDGGNPPKWADAKLLKVDGKPIRPQAGPNGSIQGPAEAKWGYTTLSVADWDHDGKDDLIVNSIWGKVEWYRNTGSLEELEGAKPVEVEWEGPPPHPAWNWWKPEGKQLATQWRTTPVVIDLDEDGLNDLVCLDHEGYLAWFRREKVGEQLILRPGKRIFTNRKGEPLQLNAKTAGGSGRRKICIVDWDGDGKLDLLLNSRSVDLMRNVSTQEKPWAFDAPVQVHPHRLAGHTTSPTVVDWNNDNRPDLFIGAEDGHFYHLENNWKPYDQKQVGPLTIERRVIAIHPFENGEKAYGNRSYVWDSVPERFQGWQFVRGNGGEEEPAFVTAAENATVYMAISASVKPAELPEWKPVEDATFHYTDGGRTMMRVYECDLSAGDRIAIPQLTWTGGMLLLPPPTKLEAKQTAQPTSGKPNVLFIAVDDLRVQIGCYGDPIAKTPNIDDLAGRGLLFQRAYCQQALCNPSRASVMTGRYPDTLGIWNLVTHFRETQPDVVTLPERFKNAGYYTQNIGKVYHNYRQKIQNDQQSWSVPPKFAWGAHSNDWYVEGEPFEMHQVPKGPAIQRVDVPDEAYLDGRIAKAAVESIQQRAKDKQPFFLAVGFWKPHLPFNAPKKYWDLYDTAEIAQQIKDLPSSNAPEIARHDSREVRSYTDIPKQGDITQEQNLRLNHGYYAAISFLDAQIGKVLEELQKQGLSENTIVVLWSDHGLHLGEHDLWCKTSNFELDARIPLIISQPGMATSGKQSYSLIELVDLYPTLLQLCDLPSQSSLEGKSLVPVLEEPEAIVRNGALTQHPRPAYYQSKPEVMGYSLRTKDFRYTEWRDFKTGEVRAVELYDHKSDPRESSNVVDESTYQDVRQMLRGRLANRLTRNE; encoded by the coding sequence ATGCCCATGGACTGGGATGGAGACGGAGACACCGACCTGGTGGTCTCGTGTCCTGATGTCCCGTTTAACGGGATGTATCTATTTGAAAACCCCGGCGATGATGCCAAGTTTCCAACCTTCAAGCCGCCGGTCAAGATTGGCCCCGGTATGCATTCTGTGCATGTCTCGTATGTGGATGGAAAACCGCGAGTCCTTTCCCCCGGCACGGAGTGGGTAAACTTCCTGGGGGGTGAATTCCAGGAAAGCAAGCCCATCTATCCCACTAAGAACGTTCACCCAAATCGTGTGCGAGCCAACCAATGGCGATATGTCGACTACGACAATGATGGTGCCATCGACTTGTTAGTCGGCGTGGGCGATTGGAAGGAGTACGGCTGGGACGATGCCTTCGATGCGGAAGGCAATTGGACTCGCGGGCCGTTACATGGATACGTCTATTTGGTTCGCAATACTGGTACAACCGATAAACCAACCTACGCCGAACCAGCGAAGCTTGAAGCCGGCGGCCAACTGGTCGATGTTTTTGGAATGCCGTCGCCAAACCTGGCCGATTTCGACGGTGATGGTGATTTCGACTTGCTTTGTGGAGAATTCCTCGATGGCTTCACGTACTTTCAGAATGTAGGTACTCGAGAGCGTCCGAAGTTTGCAGCCGGTAAGCGTCTTTCCTATGCCGGTCAGCCGCTGGCGATGGACCTGCAGATGATCACACCGACAGCTTTTGACTGGGATCGGGATGGTGACTGGGATCTCATCGTGGGGGATGAAGATGGACGAGTCGCCCTGGTTGAAAACACCGGTGAGGTTGTCGATGGCCTGCCGCAGTTTCTCCCACCGAAGTACTTCCAGCAAGAGGCGGATGCCCTCAAGTTCGGTGCATTGGCAACACCCGTCAGTGTCGATTGGGATAGTGATGGGGACGAAGACATCATCACGGGAAACTCAGCTGGATATATAGCCTTCTTTGAAAACCTAGACGGCGGCAATCCTCCGAAGTGGGCCGATGCGAAACTGCTGAAGGTCGATGGAAAACCGATTCGTCCCCAGGCCGGCCCGAACGGATCGATTCAAGGTCCGGCCGAAGCGAAATGGGGATATACAACGCTGAGCGTTGCCGACTGGGATCATGACGGAAAGGATGACCTGATTGTCAATTCGATTTGGGGAAAGGTTGAATGGTATCGCAATACTGGGTCACTTGAAGAATTGGAAGGAGCCAAACCGGTAGAAGTCGAGTGGGAAGGACCCCCTCCCCATCCAGCATGGAATTGGTGGAAGCCAGAGGGTAAGCAGTTAGCAACCCAGTGGCGCACGACGCCGGTTGTGATCGATTTGGACGAAGATGGCCTGAATGATTTAGTCTGTTTGGATCATGAAGGGTATCTGGCGTGGTTCCGGCGTGAGAAAGTCGGCGAACAATTGATCCTGCGGCCCGGCAAGAGAATTTTTACCAATCGGAAGGGGGAACCGCTGCAGCTCAACGCCAAAACGGCTGGTGGAAGTGGTCGGCGCAAGATCTGTATCGTCGATTGGGATGGTGATGGCAAGCTGGACTTGCTACTAAACAGTCGCAGTGTGGACCTGATGCGTAACGTTTCAACGCAGGAGAAACCATGGGCGTTTGATGCCCCTGTACAGGTACACCCGCATCGTCTGGCAGGGCATACGACCAGCCCTACTGTCGTCGATTGGAACAACGACAATCGTCCTGATTTGTTCATTGGGGCCGAAGATGGCCACTTCTACCACCTGGAGAATAACTGGAAACCTTACGACCAAAAGCAGGTGGGCCCGCTAACGATCGAACGCAGAGTGATCGCCATTCATCCATTTGAGAACGGCGAAAAGGCGTACGGGAACCGATCCTACGTCTGGGATTCTGTGCCTGAGCGATTTCAGGGATGGCAATTCGTCCGCGGCAACGGCGGGGAAGAAGAGCCTGCCTTCGTGACAGCCGCGGAGAACGCAACCGTATACATGGCAATCTCCGCCTCGGTCAAACCGGCCGAACTGCCGGAGTGGAAGCCGGTCGAAGACGCGACTTTCCACTACACCGATGGCGGTCGCACAATGATGCGCGTGTACGAGTGCGACCTGTCCGCAGGGGATCGAATCGCGATACCTCAACTGACGTGGACCGGCGGAATGCTCTTGCTGCCGCCGCCGACTAAGTTAGAAGCCAAACAAACGGCTCAGCCGACATCCGGTAAGCCAAACGTCTTGTTCATCGCTGTTGATGATCTTCGGGTACAGATTGGCTGCTATGGTGATCCGATCGCCAAAACACCCAATATCGATGACCTGGCAGGCCGCGGCTTGTTGTTCCAACGTGCCTATTGCCAACAGGCGTTGTGCAATCCGTCGCGGGCTTCAGTCATGACGGGGAGGTATCCCGATACTCTCGGTATTTGGAACCTCGTGACGCATTTTCGGGAAACGCAACCTGATGTTGTGACGCTTCCCGAACGATTCAAAAACGCGGGATACTACACCCAGAATATTGGCAAGGTATATCACAACTATCGGCAGAAGATTCAGAACGACCAGCAGTCGTGGAGTGTTCCGCCGAAATTCGCCTGGGGCGCCCACTCGAACGATTGGTACGTCGAGGGAGAGCCATTTGAAATGCATCAGGTTCCCAAGGGGCCAGCCATTCAAAGGGTAGACGTCCCAGACGAGGCGTATCTTGATGGTCGTATCGCCAAGGCTGCCGTCGAGTCGATCCAGCAGCGTGCGAAGGACAAGCAGCCGTTCTTTCTGGCCGTCGGATTCTGGAAGCCCCATCTTCCATTCAACGCGCCGAAGAAATACTGGGATCTTTACGACACTGCGGAAATCGCACAACAAATCAAGGATCTGCCATCATCCAATGCTCCGGAGATTGCTCGGCACGATAGTCGTGAAGTACGCAGCTATACCGACATTCCCAAACAGGGAGACATTACGCAGGAACAGAATCTGCGATTAAATCATGGGTACTATGCGGCCATTTCGTTTCTCGACGCGCAAATTGGCAAGGTACTCGAAGAGTTGCAGAAGCAGGGACTGTCTGAAAACACGATCGTTGTGCTTTGGTCAGACCATGGCTTGCACCTCGGTGAACATGATCTGTGGTGCAAGACAAGTAATTTTGAGCTAGACGCACGTATTCCGCTTATCATATCGCAGCCTGGAATGGCGACCTCTGGCAAGCAAAGCTATTCACTGATCGAGCTTGTTGATCTTTATCCCACGCTTCTTCAGCTTTGCGATTTGCCGTCCCAATCATCGCTCGAAGGCAAGAGTCTGGTGCCTGTCCTGGAAGAACCAGAGGCCATTGTGCGCAACGGTGCGTTGACCCAACACCCTCGCCCCGCCTACTACCAAAGCAAGCCAGAAGTGATGGGCTACTCGCTTCGCACTAAAGACTTTCGATATACAGAGTGGCGTGATTTCAAGACAGGAGAGGTCCGCGCCGTTGAACTCTACGATCACAAGAGTGATCCGCGAGAGTCAAGCAATGTGGTGGATGAATCGACCTACCAGGACGTGCGACAGATGCTTCGCGGACGATTGGCAAATCGACTAACGCGCAATGAATGA
- a CDS encoding PLP-dependent cysteine synthase family protein, with translation MIDPLAILASSRVTTPLVPIQLPEFGVPIWCKLEYLNPSGSTKDRIARYMLSKAIRSQVIQPGDHVVEASSGSTSIAFALASAQLGLQFTAVMPENVSPERIKIIRAYGANVELTKAEDGIHASIRLAQQISEQRSAFWPRQFSNIDNAKAHCDETAAEVLCQIPSGKVDMFVSGVGTGGTLVGVTQGLSSAGCRVTPVLARPVTNQLISDVECCSFSTKIPGVVDGLSTIFRDANLPNLKQYEISDKEAIHTTRQLIRAGFPVGPSSGLNYLAAVQAYREEEGKPICLTVFPDRMERYFSTDLFA, from the coding sequence ATGATCGATCCTTTAGCCATCCTCGCGAGCAGTCGCGTCACGACTCCGCTGGTTCCTATTCAACTCCCAGAATTTGGCGTGCCCATCTGGTGCAAACTGGAGTATTTGAATCCAAGTGGCTCGACCAAAGATCGCATTGCACGCTACATGCTATCGAAGGCGATACGCAGCCAGGTTATTCAACCTGGCGACCATGTAGTCGAAGCTTCGAGCGGTTCGACGAGTATTGCGTTCGCGCTGGCATCGGCCCAACTGGGTCTTCAGTTTACGGCCGTAATGCCGGAAAACGTGAGTCCTGAGCGCATCAAAATCATTCGAGCATACGGTGCAAACGTCGAGTTAACCAAAGCCGAAGACGGAATTCATGCCTCGATTCGTTTGGCCCAGCAAATCTCTGAACAGAGGAGTGCTTTTTGGCCGCGACAATTCTCAAATATTGATAACGCAAAAGCTCACTGCGACGAAACTGCAGCCGAAGTGCTTTGCCAGATACCTAGTGGCAAGGTCGACATGTTCGTCAGTGGCGTGGGAACGGGAGGAACGCTAGTCGGCGTTACTCAAGGCCTGAGTTCGGCAGGCTGTCGGGTCACGCCAGTTTTAGCTCGTCCCGTAACGAACCAGCTCATATCCGACGTTGAATGCTGCAGCTTTAGCACAAAGATTCCCGGCGTGGTTGATGGGCTTTCAACCATCTTTCGCGACGCCAACTTGCCAAACTTGAAGCAATACGAAATCTCTGATAAAGAAGCAATCCACACTACCCGGCAATTGATTCGCGCTGGATTTCCAGTCGGCCCCAGTTCCGGGCTTAACTACTTAGCCGCTGTCCAGGCCTACCGAGAAGAGGAGGGCAAACCAATTTGCCTGACGGTTTTTCCAGATCGCATGGAACGCTATTTCTCGACGGATCTTTTCGCGTAA